Proteins from a single region of Phormidium ambiguum IAM M-71:
- a CDS encoding nucleotide sugar dehydrogenase, with amino-acid sequence MRILVWGLGYVGTVVSACFAEMGHEVIGVETNSEKVKAFNEGRSPIVEPELDDLIASGIKNGNLKAVSSGKEFVPWADVSLICVGTPSAPDGSPVMTYIESAAREIGEGLKNSDKYHVVVLRSTVFPGVSRNLLTKIVEKYSHRKAGEGFGVAINPEFLRETTAVRDFYEPPYTVIGELDAASGDLVAALYESIKAPVYHVGLEEAELLKVINNSFHALKVGFANEIGRIGDALGLDSHAIMQLVCADYKLNISPKYLMPGFAFGGSCLPKDLRSLVYNARRLGVEVPIVDSILPSNTMHIEAARVKVHEMKAKKIAILGLSFKGGTDDLRESPIIALIRDLWRDGVPMMVYDPDVQIDKMLGSNLEYLERQLPQIHQLVSSDFNQVLTECDGIVLSKQHPVFSVVMSSLYGQKPVLDLSRWEVYPTVEIEKPVLSQIAA; translated from the coding sequence ATGCGAATTTTAGTTTGGGGCTTGGGATACGTAGGTACAGTCGTATCAGCTTGCTTTGCTGAAATGGGCCATGAAGTTATTGGTGTAGAAACTAACAGCGAAAAAGTTAAAGCTTTTAACGAAGGACGCAGCCCGATCGTTGAACCAGAACTAGATGATTTGATTGCTTCGGGAATCAAAAACGGCAACTTGAAAGCAGTAAGCAGCGGCAAGGAATTTGTACCTTGGGCAGATGTGTCACTGATTTGCGTGGGAACACCTAGCGCCCCAGACGGTTCCCCTGTGATGACCTACATCGAAAGTGCCGCCCGTGAAATTGGCGAAGGATTAAAAAATTCTGACAAATATCATGTAGTAGTATTACGGAGTACAGTATTTCCCGGAGTCTCCCGGAATCTTTTAACTAAAATCGTCGAAAAATATTCTCACCGCAAAGCTGGAGAAGGTTTCGGTGTAGCGATTAACCCAGAATTCTTACGAGAAACCACAGCGGTGAGAGATTTTTACGAACCACCTTACACGGTGATTGGAGAATTAGATGCTGCTAGTGGTGATTTAGTTGCAGCTTTGTACGAAAGTATTAAAGCACCTGTTTATCACGTTGGTTTGGAAGAAGCGGAATTGTTGAAGGTGATTAACAATTCGTTCCATGCGCTGAAAGTAGGTTTTGCTAATGAAATCGGTAGGATTGGTGATGCTTTAGGTTTGGACAGCCATGCGATTATGCAATTGGTCTGTGCAGACTATAAGCTGAATATTTCACCGAAGTATTTGATGCCGGGATTTGCGTTTGGTGGTTCTTGCTTGCCCAAGGATTTGCGATCGCTAGTGTACAATGCACGTCGTTTAGGTGTAGAAGTACCAATTGTTGATTCGATTCTGCCTTCTAATACAATGCACATTGAGGCAGCACGAGTTAAAGTTCATGAAATGAAAGCCAAGAAGATCGCTATTTTGGGCTTAAGCTTTAAGGGTGGTACAGATGATTTGCGGGAAAGCCCAATCATTGCACTGATTCGTGATTTGTGGCGTGATGGTGTACCAATGATGGTTTATGACCCAGATGTGCAAATTGATAAAATGTTAGGCAGCAATCTGGAGTATTTGGAACGGCAGTTACCCCAAATTCATCAGTTGGTAAGTTCTGATTTTAATCAAGTGTTGACCGAATGTGATGGGATTGTGCTTTCTAAGCAACATCCTGTGTTTAGTGTAGTGATGTCTTCACTTTATGGTCAAAAGCCTGTTTTAGATTTATCTCGTTGGGAAGTATATCCGACTGTAGAGATCGAGAAGCCAGTTCTTTCTCAAATTGCTGCTTAG